The proteins below are encoded in one region of Nitrosomonas ureae:
- a CDS encoding response regulator transcription factor — translation MIEQSHSNIRILVAESFELVRLGLRSLFENHTDIRLVAETSQLDDLFNLAEQHKPDIILMDLLLSGNDYVEHIIQLLHTCPQSKILAFSHHNNEQTHLQTFRSGAVGVISKNNSTDLLLKAIIAIHTGHIWFDRNITKLLWQAQFDSDPAAETKPHTDTSTSQQPRLSDSERHVAHLACKGLSAKEIGAQLFVTEKTVRNQLSVIYRKIGVKKQIELCLKAPLYNYFKESHLIGTFSPKGSEI, via the coding sequence ATGATTGAGCAGTCTCATTCAAATATACGCATTCTGGTAGCTGAAAGTTTTGAGCTCGTACGTTTGGGATTGCGTTCATTGTTTGAGAATCACACTGACATTCGCTTAGTTGCAGAAACCAGTCAACTCGACGATTTATTTAATTTGGCCGAACAGCATAAGCCGGACATAATCCTGATGGATTTACTCCTGAGCGGCAATGACTATGTGGAACATATTATCCAATTGCTGCATACTTGCCCACAAAGTAAAATACTGGCTTTTTCTCATCACAATAACGAACAAACTCACCTACAAACATTCCGCTCCGGTGCGGTGGGAGTGATCAGCAAAAACAACTCAACAGATCTTTTATTAAAAGCAATCATTGCAATTCATACGGGGCATATCTGGTTTGACCGCAATATCACCAAACTGCTATGGCAAGCACAGTTCGATTCTGATCCAGCTGCAGAAACCAAACCACACACTGATACTTCAACCTCCCAGCAGCCCAGATTAAGCGACAGCGAACGTCACGTTGCTCATCTCGCATGTAAAGGTTTATCTGCTAAAGAAATAGGCGCACAACTCTTTGTGACAGAAAAAACCGTTCGGAACCAATTATCTGTTATTTATAGAAAAATTGGCGTCAAAAAACAAATTGAACTATGCTTGAAAGCCCCCTTATATAATTATTTTAAAGAATCCCACCTGATCGGGACATTTAGCCCAAAAGGTAGCGAAATTTAG
- a CDS encoding YbdD/YjiX family protein — protein MYRKITQTIQRISQSMRLMVGVPEYSTYVEHMKNAHPDRSIMSHAEFFRERQEARYGSKGRVNRCC, from the coding sequence ATGTACAGAAAAATCACTCAAACCATACAGCGGATTTCACAAAGCATGCGATTGATGGTCGGCGTACCCGAATACAGCACGTATGTTGAACACATGAAAAATGCGCATCCTGACCGATCCATCATGTCTCATGCGGAATTTTTTCGCGAGCGCCAGGAAGCTCGTTATGGAAGTAAAGGAAGGGTCAATCGCTGCTGCTAG
- a CDS encoding dicarboxylate/amino acid:cation symporter, translating into MTTKIITWMIVGLLLGSLINTFADDVAFVQDYFVHGVFHVVGTIFINLLKMLVVPLVVFSLICGVCGIGDVKKLGRVGIKAFSLFLLTTALAILLALLVSIAINPGKNFNLIPGTQMEFVAPESPPITQVFIELVPGNPVAAFAEGNMLQIIFFTILFAICLLMLGERGRTLIDSAEKMNDVMMRMVNVVMSIAPYGVFALMAKNFALQGIDLILPMIGYFGMVVLVLMCHVTGTLMALLKFLGRVNPIQFLKKMRTAQAFAFSTSSSGATIPITLSTVEKRMGVDNSTASFVVPFGATINMDGTAIMQGVATVFIANIYGIELSLTDYLTVIGMAVLASIGTAGVPGAGLIMLAMVLNQVGLPVEGIALIMGVDRLLDMMRTAVNITGDAVVAMIVARSEDNVSMEIFNDPDAGAVNLVELPHVK; encoded by the coding sequence ATGACTACAAAAATAATTACCTGGATGATTGTCGGCTTATTGCTGGGTAGTTTGATTAATACCTTTGCCGATGATGTCGCGTTCGTTCAGGATTATTTTGTACATGGCGTATTTCATGTAGTGGGGACAATTTTCATTAATTTATTGAAAATGCTGGTTGTTCCATTAGTGGTTTTTTCATTGATTTGTGGTGTTTGCGGTATTGGCGATGTTAAGAAACTGGGCCGGGTGGGTATCAAAGCTTTTAGCCTTTTTCTGCTGACTACTGCACTTGCCATTCTGTTGGCTCTTCTTGTTTCCATCGCTATAAACCCCGGGAAAAATTTTAATCTGATTCCAGGTACCCAGATGGAGTTTGTAGCGCCTGAGTCACCACCCATAACACAAGTTTTTATTGAGCTTGTTCCCGGCAATCCGGTGGCAGCATTTGCAGAAGGCAACATGCTGCAAATTATTTTTTTTACTATTCTGTTTGCAATTTGCTTGCTGATGCTCGGTGAGCGCGGGCGCACTTTAATCGATAGTGCTGAAAAAATGAATGACGTCATGATGAGAATGGTGAATGTTGTCATGTCTATTGCGCCTTATGGGGTATTTGCCTTAATGGCGAAGAATTTTGCGCTGCAAGGAATTGATTTGATTCTGCCGATGATCGGTTATTTTGGGATGGTTGTTTTGGTGCTGATGTGTCATGTAACGGGTACGCTTATGGCGCTATTGAAATTTCTCGGACGAGTCAATCCAATACAGTTTCTTAAGAAAATGCGTACGGCCCAGGCTTTTGCATTTAGTACTTCCAGCTCCGGCGCGACCATACCCATCACGCTGAGCACGGTTGAAAAGCGTATGGGCGTGGATAACTCGACGGCCTCATTTGTTGTACCTTTCGGTGCAACCATCAATATGGATGGCACAGCTATCATGCAAGGTGTTGCAACGGTGTTCATTGCCAATATTTATGGTATTGAGCTGAGCTTGACGGATTATCTGACAGTCATCGGCATGGCGGTACTGGCGTCTATCGGCACTGCGGGGGTACCTGGGGCCGGGCTCATTATGCTGGCCATGGTTCTCAATCAGGTGGGGTTGCCGGTTGAAGGCATTGCGCTGATCATGGGCGTGGATCGTTTGCTGGACATGATGCGCACTGCGGTCAATATCACGGGTGATGCGGTTGTTGCTATGATTGTTGCACGCAGTGAAGACAATGTATCCATGGAGATTTTTAACGATCCCGATGCCGGAGCAGTGAATCTCGTAGAACTGCCTCATGTGAAGTAG
- a CDS encoding multicopper oxidase domain-containing protein — protein MLFQSAPAKCDTKLKGNSKTTSDISQKSLIKIAIVALALTLSLSALVPTSESFAAEHIIQLTAEETQDDGFGNKLLAYKMLSHRVDGLDITSRYSTEATIPGPTIELTEGDKVKISIENAIPGNNIPIPGISKQVSIHVHGVHYDILSDGTLKVINKNFDEGAGAGLEETYVIYEYQWNVALGTAGTWPYHDHNFETHNGAEHKGLFGAIIVNPVGVSSYDKEYVLYLGDDAFWGMEINGVSKIQSNHGVNPTLVATRNSNVRFHLIALGTDIHTFELKGYKWIDPGTTHRINQVAIGPLEKHVFSVIAKNSTRYRDNNLSNKLLGMEGKFLVQ, from the coding sequence ATGTTATTTCAGTCCGCTCCAGCTAAGTGTGATACGAAGCTCAAAGGAAACTCTAAAACCACCTCGGACATATCGCAAAAGTCATTGATAAAAATAGCTATTGTGGCACTCGCACTCACTTTGTCATTATCAGCTTTGGTTCCGACCTCTGAGAGTTTCGCTGCCGAGCATATTATTCAATTGACTGCGGAAGAAACCCAGGATGATGGCTTTGGTAACAAGTTGCTGGCTTACAAAATGTTAAGCCATAGAGTTGATGGACTGGATATTACATCGCGTTATAGTACAGAGGCCACCATCCCCGGTCCCACTATTGAGTTAACCGAAGGGGACAAGGTTAAGATATCAATCGAGAATGCCATTCCTGGCAACAATATTCCTATCCCTGGAATCAGCAAGCAAGTCAGCATTCATGTGCACGGCGTTCATTACGATATTCTTAGCGATGGAACCCTTAAAGTAATTAACAAAAACTTTGATGAGGGTGCAGGTGCCGGGCTTGAAGAAACCTATGTCATATATGAATATCAATGGAATGTTGCGCTTGGCACCGCGGGTACCTGGCCCTATCACGATCACAATTTTGAGACCCATAATGGCGCGGAACATAAGGGGCTCTTTGGAGCAATCATTGTCAACCCGGTCGGTGTTTCCAGCTATGACAAAGAATATGTGCTTTATTTAGGCGATGATGCTTTTTGGGGCATGGAAATCAATGGCGTTAGCAAAATTCAATCCAATCATGGTGTCAATCCAACATTGGTCGCAACAAGAAATTCCAATGTCAGATTTCACTTAATCGCTTTAGGTACTGATATTCATACCTTTGAATTGAAAGGCTATAAATGGATCGATCCCGGAACCACTCATCGTATTAATCAAGTTGCAATCGGCCCGCTGGAAAAACATGTTTTCAGTGTTATCGCAAAAAATAGCACGCGTTATAGAGACAATAATTTATCCAACAAGCTTTTGGGTATGGAAGGGAAATTTCTAGTCCAGTAA
- a CDS encoding inositol monophosphatase family protein — protein MHPMLTIAVKAARRAGNIINKASQNLDLLTVSKKSHSDYVSEVDGAAEEAIIKILLAAYPDHSILAEESGLQGDHKHSDYQWIIDPLDGTTNFLHGFPKYSVSIGLRHKGVLTHAVVYDPNNNELFTASRGGGAFLNDRRIRVSKRTKLEECLIGTGLPFRDLTHIDAYFAMLRDIVPRVTGIRRPGSAALDLAYVAAGRYDGFWEIGLAPWDMAAGCLLIAEAGGLVGDLEGNGTHLESGQIIAGNPKVFAQLLQVIAPHLTPELIEAQRSAESI, from the coding sequence ATGCATCCAATGTTGACCATTGCAGTGAAAGCTGCGCGTCGTGCCGGTAATATTATTAATAAGGCTTCCCAGAATCTGGATTTGCTCACGGTGTCAAAGAAATCACACAGCGATTATGTCAGTGAAGTAGACGGCGCAGCTGAAGAAGCCATTATCAAGATCTTGCTCGCAGCCTATCCCGATCATTCAATTCTGGCGGAAGAAAGCGGACTTCAGGGGGATCATAAGCATTCAGACTATCAGTGGATTATCGATCCGCTGGACGGCACGACCAATTTCCTGCATGGTTTTCCAAAATATTCGGTTTCCATCGGATTGAGGCATAAAGGTGTTTTGACGCATGCAGTGGTTTACGATCCGAACAATAATGAATTGTTTACCGCGAGTCGAGGGGGTGGGGCTTTTTTAAATGATCGCCGGATTCGTGTCAGTAAACGCACCAAGCTTGAAGAGTGTTTGATCGGTACCGGTCTGCCATTCCGGGATTTGACCCACATTGATGCTTACTTTGCCATGCTGAGAGATATCGTACCCCGCGTCACGGGGATTCGGCGACCGGGTTCCGCCGCGCTGGATCTGGCTTATGTCGCGGCGGGGCGTTATGATGGTTTTTGGGAAATCGGACTGGCGCCTTGGGATATGGCCGCCGGTTGCTTGCTCATTGCTGAAGCGGGTGGATTGGTGGGTGATCTGGAAGGCAATGGGACGCACTTGGAAAGTGGGCAAATTATTGCCGGAAATCCCAAGGTTTTCGCGCAATTACTTCAGGTGATTGCGCCTCATCTAACCCCCGAGTTGATCGAAGCGCAACGCTCGGCCGAATCCATTTAG